A stretch of Sulfurovum riftiae DNA encodes these proteins:
- a CDS encoding GIY-YIG nuclease family protein — protein MYYVYMLECADGTLYTGIATDLERRLEEHNSSPKGAKYTRVRRPVKLVYSETYEDRSSASKREYEIKKKMRREEKLQLVKKS, from the coding sequence GTGTATTATGTCTATATGCTCGAATGTGCGGATGGGACGCTCTATACGGGTATCGCTACCGATCTTGAACGACGCCTCGAAGAGCACAACTCCTCACCCAAAGGTGCCAAATACACCCGTGTGAGACGTCCGGTGAAACTGGTCTACTCAGAGACTTACGAAGACAGAAGCAGTGCTTCAAAAAGAGAGTATGAGATCAAAAAGAAGATGCGAAGGGAAGAGAAACTCCAGTTGGTAAAAAAATCTTGA